One Nitrospira sp. DNA segment encodes these proteins:
- a CDS encoding sulfate adenylyltransferase subunit 2 encodes MKHLRQLEDQSVYILREAYKHFDNLAMLWSMGKDSTVLLWLARKAFFGHVPFPLLHVDTSYKIPAMIEYRDRLAREWGLNLVVGQNKEALAAGMNHMMGRVVCCTALKTNGLKQLLENKGYTGVILGVRADEEGTRAKERYFSPRDKHGDWDFRDQPPELWDQYKITFPPGTHIRIHPLLDWTEINIWEYIKLEQIPFIDLYLDKGGGTRYRSLGCAPCTSPIRSTAKSVDDIIEELRHTTVAERSGRAQDEGRGMELLRKDGYM; translated from the coding sequence ATGAAACACCTTCGGCAACTTGAAGATCAAAGCGTCTACATCCTTCGAGAAGCCTATAAACATTTCGACAACCTTGCCATGCTCTGGTCGATGGGCAAGGATTCAACCGTCCTGCTCTGGCTGGCCCGCAAGGCCTTCTTCGGGCACGTGCCCTTTCCGCTCCTCCATGTCGATACCAGCTACAAGATCCCGGCGATGATCGAGTACCGCGACCGTCTCGCTCGGGAGTGGGGATTGAATTTGGTCGTCGGCCAGAACAAGGAAGCCTTGGCGGCGGGGATGAACCACATGATGGGTCGCGTGGTCTGCTGCACAGCGCTGAAGACAAACGGCCTCAAGCAACTGCTTGAAAATAAGGGCTACACCGGCGTGATCCTCGGCGTCCGCGCCGATGAAGAGGGAACGAGGGCCAAAGAGCGCTATTTCTCTCCCCGAGACAAACATGGGGACTGGGATTTCCGCGATCAACCACCGGAGCTGTGGGATCAATACAAGATAACCTTTCCGCCCGGCACGCACATTCGCATCCATCCGCTGCTGGATTGGACCGAGATCAATATCTGGGAATACATCAAGCTCGAACAGATTCCCTTCATCGACCTATATCTCGACAAGGGCGGCGGCACGCGCTATCGCAGCCTGGGTTGCGCGCCCTGTACTTCGCCGATCAGATCCACCGCCAAGAGCGTTGACGACATTATCGAAGAACTCCGCCATACCACGGTGGCCGAGCGGTCAGGACGGGCACAGGACGAAGGACGAGGAATGGAGCTACTGCGAAAAGATGGATACATGTAG
- a CDS encoding GTP-binding protein: MTTPDTKPSENLNIVIVGHVDHGKSTLLGRLYADTGSLPDGKLEKVQAICKQQGKEFEYAFLFDAFLEEQEQGITIDTARTFFMWKGRQYIIIDAPGHKEFLKNMISGAARAEAALLLIDALEGVREQSKKHGYLLSLLGVRQFAVVVNKMDLVAYRQDVFDGIEKEYREFLRQFKAVPSQFIPVSAKLGDNIANRSEQMSWYGGPTVLETLGAFKKEAARSEQPLRLPVQDVYKFDARRIITGRITAGRLKVGDHLVFSPSNKRANIRTVEAFNVEPQPTEGQAGQSIGVTLDEQIFVERGEVASHQEHLPLVSTAFRANLFWLGKRPLEKGRKYLLRVATKEVDCEVAAIHRIIDTMDLAQQQGSNSIGKNQVAELTLRTKAPVAFDLSASFEATGRFVLVDEYDIAGGGIITELVHDDQEFLREEARRRDFAWVKGEVTVEDRAQQYGHRAAVVLITGGRHTGKSFLARKLEGRLVADGRHAYLLDGENLRRGLDADLSEEERGQTAEMARRYGEVARLLTDTGLIVVSTTNPFGPVYREASQAIRTLVHPAPVIAVHMSKSEEESPPSTDVVLTGPTDFDAATTRIIDELKRRGVLAQAIGAKPIFQYSI; encoded by the coding sequence ATGACGACCCCCGATACCAAACCATCTGAGAACTTGAACATCGTGATCGTCGGCCATGTAGATCACGGAAAGTCCACCCTACTGGGCAGGCTCTACGCCGACACAGGCTCGCTGCCCGACGGCAAGTTGGAAAAAGTACAGGCTATCTGCAAGCAACAGGGGAAGGAATTCGAATATGCCTTCCTCTTCGACGCCTTCCTCGAAGAGCAAGAGCAGGGGATTACGATCGATACGGCTCGCACCTTTTTCATGTGGAAGGGCCGGCAATATATCATCATCGATGCGCCGGGGCATAAGGAGTTCCTCAAGAACATGATATCCGGCGCTGCGCGTGCCGAGGCTGCCCTGCTGCTCATCGACGCCTTGGAAGGCGTCAGGGAGCAGTCGAAGAAACACGGCTATCTCCTGTCGCTGCTGGGCGTCCGGCAGTTTGCAGTGGTGGTCAACAAGATGGATCTGGTCGCCTACCGACAGGACGTGTTCGATGGGATTGAGAAAGAGTACCGAGAATTTCTCAGACAGTTCAAAGCCGTGCCGTCGCAGTTCATTCCAGTGAGTGCCAAGCTCGGCGATAACATCGCCAACCGCAGTGAGCAGATGTCGTGGTACGGCGGTCCCACCGTCCTGGAAACGCTCGGTGCGTTCAAGAAGGAAGCGGCTCGTTCGGAACAGCCCCTTCGACTGCCCGTGCAGGACGTCTATAAGTTCGATGCGCGCCGAATCATCACCGGACGCATTACAGCCGGACGTCTAAAAGTGGGCGATCACCTTGTCTTTTCGCCCTCCAACAAGCGGGCCAATATTCGAACGGTGGAGGCCTTCAATGTCGAGCCGCAACCGACTGAAGGCCAGGCCGGCCAATCGATCGGCGTGACGCTCGATGAACAGATCTTTGTCGAACGCGGCGAAGTCGCCTCGCACCAGGAGCATTTGCCCCTCGTCTCCACGGCCTTTCGTGCCAACCTGTTTTGGCTCGGCAAGAGGCCGTTGGAAAAAGGGCGTAAATATCTCTTGCGAGTGGCGACCAAAGAAGTGGACTGCGAGGTCGCAGCCATCCATCGAATCATCGACACGATGGACCTCGCTCAGCAACAGGGCAGCAACAGCATCGGCAAGAACCAAGTGGCGGAATTGACCTTGCGCACCAAAGCGCCGGTCGCGTTCGATCTGTCTGCGTCGTTCGAAGCTACTGGGCGTTTTGTCCTGGTCGACGAATACGATATCGCCGGCGGCGGGATCATCACAGAGCTGGTTCACGACGATCAGGAATTTCTCCGTGAAGAAGCCAGACGGCGCGACTTTGCCTGGGTGAAGGGCGAAGTCACGGTTGAGGATCGTGCGCAACAGTACGGCCATCGGGCGGCAGTCGTTCTGATTACCGGTGGACGACACACCGGCAAATCGTTCTTGGCCAGAAAGCTCGAAGGCCGCCTCGTGGCGGACGGACGCCATGCTTATTTATTGGATGGAGAAAATCTGCGCCGCGGTTTGGATGCCGATCTCAGCGAAGAAGAACGAGGGCAGACGGCGGAGATGGCACGGCGCTACGGCGAAGTAGCACGCCTTCTCACCGACACGGGCCTCATCGTCGTCTCCACCACGAATCCCTTCGGTCCTGTCTATCGAGAGGCCTCCCAGGCGATCAGGACTCTCGTGCATCCCGCACCGGTCATCGCCGTCCACATGAGCAAGTCCGAAGAAGAGTCCCCGCCGAGTACCGATGTCGTCCTCACCGGCCCCACGGATTTCGACGCCGCGACCACTCGCATCATCGACGAGTTGAAACGCCGGGGCGTTCTCGCTCAGGCCATCGGGGCCAAGCCGATCTTCCAGTATTCGATCTAA
- a CDS encoding outer membrane beta-barrel protein — protein sequence MTWLQKAAWIWLFFCTLLCIPLLAQSQDTGPVSSGWHYGGFLDLGYAVDFNFPENHQWRSKTTTSRVNEFAPNMALAYVKKNISLSSPWGMELAVQAGYDTDGLVPQPVPERDKPISGADTLRDFSRANVSYLIPMGKGLVVTAGGFNSYIGYESIYAKYNLNYTRPYIADNAPYFMFGLRVRYPVSDTVNVGFYAINGYNYLSHINDQLSYGTQVAWK from the coding sequence GTGACGTGGTTACAGAAAGCAGCGTGGATCTGGCTGTTCTTCTGCACTCTTCTTTGCATCCCACTCCTGGCTCAGAGTCAGGATACCGGACCTGTCAGTTCCGGCTGGCACTATGGGGGCTTCCTCGATCTCGGCTATGCCGTGGACTTCAATTTTCCAGAAAATCACCAATGGCGCAGCAAGACCACCACGTCGCGGGTCAATGAGTTTGCTCCCAATATGGCCTTAGCCTACGTCAAGAAGAACATCTCTCTGTCGTCCCCATGGGGCATGGAGTTGGCGGTCCAAGCAGGATATGACACGGATGGGCTGGTCCCTCAACCGGTCCCTGAACGGGACAAACCGATCTCCGGCGCGGATACCCTGCGGGACTTCTCTCGTGCCAATGTGTCGTATTTGATCCCCATGGGAAAAGGTCTGGTGGTCACAGCGGGAGGATTCAACAGTTACATCGGGTACGAATCCATCTATGCGAAATACAACTTGAATTATACGCGCCCCTACATAGCGGACAACGCTCCCTATTTTATGTTTGGACTCCGGGTTCGGTATCCTGTGAGTGACACAGTGAACGTTGGCTTCTATGCGATCAATGGGTATAACTACCTCTCCCATATCAATGATCAATTGAGCTACGGGACCCAGGTCGCCTGGAAATAG
- a CDS encoding intradiol ring-cleavage dioxygenase, giving the protein MTHEDAPVGCLLSRREAVALLGITGVLWLTGGLHLRRALADTGGLACVVRPEQTEGPYFVDERLHRSDIRSDPADGLVRPGTPLALTLVVSRVNAAGCQPLPGAQVDIWHCDAMGLYSDVRDPGFNTIGRKFFRGYQITDELGEVRFVTIYPGWYEGRTVHIHFKIRTAPAAPRAFEFTSQMYFEDGVTDRVHADPPYAARGMRTARNLHDRIFRRGGDQLMLAPAAAADGYQATFAVGLQFP; this is encoded by the coding sequence ATGACACATGAGGACGCACCTGTGGGATGTCTCCTTTCCCGCCGCGAGGCTGTGGCCCTACTGGGCATCACGGGCGTGCTGTGGCTCACGGGCGGCCTGCACCTCCGGCGAGCGCTTGCCGATACCGGCGGATTGGCTTGCGTCGTCCGGCCGGAGCAAACCGAAGGGCCGTATTTCGTTGACGAGCGCTTGCATCGGTCCGACATCCGCTCGGATCCCGCTGATGGATTGGTCAGGCCCGGGACTCCATTGGCTCTCACCCTTGTAGTCTCTCGCGTCAATGCCGCAGGCTGTCAACCTCTCCCGGGGGCTCAAGTCGATATTTGGCACTGCGATGCGATGGGCCTCTACTCCGACGTGCGTGATCCGGGGTTCAATACGATCGGCCGGAAGTTCTTCCGCGGCTACCAGATCACCGATGAGCTCGGCGAGGTCCGATTCGTCACCATATACCCCGGTTGGTATGAAGGCCGGACGGTGCATATCCATTTCAAGATACGGACCGCCCCAGCAGCTCCACGAGCCTTTGAGTTCACGTCGCAAATGTATTTCGAAGACGGAGTGACGGATCGCGTCCATGCTGATCCGCCCTATGCCGCGAGAGGAATGCGTACCGCGCGAAACCTGCATGATCGGATCTTCCGGCGTGGCGGCGATCAACTCATGCTGGCTCCGGCAGCAGCGGCCGATGGCTATCAGGCAACGTTTGCCGTCGGCCTCCAGTTCCCGTGA
- a CDS encoding DUF433 domain-containing protein, with the protein MEELLAYWRGPVRSLIFRHPWSTLPSMSYQERITLDPAKRGGKPCIRGLRITVYDVLEYLASGMTEAEILVDFPDLTREDIRACLEFAADRERKLVSFPSR; encoded by the coding sequence GTGGAAGAACTGCTGGCCTATTGGCGTGGTCCGGTCCGTTCCTTGATCTTTCGGCACCCCTGGAGTACGCTGCCTTCCATGTCTTACCAAGAACGTATCACCCTTGATCCGGCAAAGCGGGGCGGCAAGCCTTGTATCCGTGGATTGCGCATCACAGTATATGATGTCCTGGAATACCTGGCTTCCGGCATGACCGAGGCCGAAATCCTCGTCGATTTTCCAGACCTTACGCGGGAAGACATTCGCGCATGTCTTGAATTCGCTGCCGATCGCGAACGCAAACTCGTGTCGTTCCCGTCACGGTGA
- a CDS encoding DUF5615 family PIN-like protein has product MKLLFDQNLSHRLLHALQKEYPESQHVRNVGLAEASDEAIWQYAAQHGFMLLTKDADFHQRSFVFGHPPKVIWVRCGNCSTATIEQLLRLRHSDLLQFAADREGAFLVI; this is encoded by the coding sequence GTGAAACTGCTCTTCGATCAAAACCTGTCCCACCGGCTCTTGCACGCGCTTCAAAAGGAATACCCGGAATCGCAGCACGTCAGAAACGTCGGGTTGGCTGAGGCCAGTGACGAGGCTATCTGGCAGTATGCCGCCCAACATGGCTTCATGCTCCTCACCAAAGATGCAGACTTCCATCAACGCAGCTTCGTTTTCGGCCATCCACCCAAAGTGATCTGGGTCCGCTGCGGGAATTGCTCGACTGCCACCATTGAACAACTTCTGCGACTCCGCCACAGCGACCTTCTTCAATTTGCCGCCGACCGAGAAGGGGCGTTTCTGGTCATCTAG